The Vidua chalybeata isolate OUT-0048 chromosome 17, bVidCha1 merged haplotype, whole genome shotgun sequence genome has a segment encoding these proteins:
- the EDN3 gene encoding endothelin-3 translates to MELGLLFLFGLTITSTAGSALARPRSAVPTAGPGHRERDESGAAAAAGGRARADGGALRHRARRCTCYTYKDKECVYYCHLDIIWINTPERTVPYGLSNYRGSFRGKRSTGQTQSAPQSSLRCSCSDAHDKQCLQFCRRMQDRRRNHGSMKKTEEKDQCREEEHNFVQ, encoded by the exons ATGGAGCTGGGTTTATTGTTCCTCTTTGGACTTACGATTACGTCGACTGCAG GGTCCGCGctggcccggccccgctccgcagTGCCGACGGCCGGCCCGGGACACCGCGAGCGCGACGAgagcggagcggcggcggccgcgggcggcAGGGCCAGGGCGGACGGCGGAGCGCTGCGGCACCGGGCCCGGCGCTGCACTTGCTACACCTACAAGGACAAGGAGTGCGTGTACTACTGCCACCTCGACATCATCTGGATCAACACCCCCGA GAGGACTGTGCCATATGGACTGTCTAACTACAGAGGCAGCTTCAGAGGCAAAAGGTCCACAGGCCAGACTCAGAGTGCTCCCCAGTCCTCACTGCGATGTTCCTGTTCGGACGCTCACGACAAGCAGTGTTTGCAGTTTTGCAGAAGAATGCAGGACAGAAGGAG AAATCATGGATCAATGAAAAAGACAGAGGAGAAAGACCAATGCAGGGAAGAGGAGCACAATTTTGTTCAGTAG